The segment ACACGGAGTCGTGCCCACCCTCGCCAAGGATCGAAATGTTTCCTGTTTCTGATTCCGGCGAGGAAGCTCGCACGGTCGTGCGGTGTTTGGAGTGCGCCGCTCAGGAAATCAAGGAATAGAGGGGGCGGAAACTATGGTGCTGCCCCCTCTGGCCACGGTCGCCGAGCTTGCGGCATGGATGCAACGCGAGCCGGCTGAGCTGCCCCCGGGGGCTCCGCTGGTGCTCGACACCGCATCGGCCATCGTCCGCAGTGAGGCACGGCAACGGTTCACCCGGGGGACGACGATGGTCGCCCTGGTCGCCCGGGAGCGGGTCATCACCCTGCCCCAACGCCCGGTGCTCGGAGTCGAGTTGGTGCGCGTCGCCGGTCGGGTTCTGCGGACGGATGAGTACCGGGTGATCCCGGGCGGGGTCCTCGTTCTAGTGCCCCTCGGTCACCTGTCCTCGGTCGCCGTGACTTACCGGCATGGTTACGCCGAGACACCCGGGGATGTCCGGGCGATCGTGCTCACCCTCGCGGCCCGGGTGCTCAACAACCCGGGTGATCTCCGGCAGGAGAGTGTGGGCAGCGTGTCCGTGACCTACGCGGCCGAGAGCATCGGGGCATCCCTCGCCGCCATTGAGCGGGACCAGCTCGCCCGGTACCGGCCCCGTGCAGCCGTGGTCCAGCTTGGTACCGCCGAGGGGCGGCGCTGGTGACTCTCCTCTATACACAGACCGTGGTGACCCTGCGGGCTCCGTTCGTGGTCGACCGGTACGGCAACGAGACCACCGTTCGCGACTGGACCCGCGCGACCAGGACCACCGTGCGCAGAGTCTCCGTCCAGCCGGACCAGTCGGCCGAGGGCACCGGGGACCGTGCTGCCGTGGTCACCGGGTGGCGACTGATCACCCGACGCGGGGTCGACGTCGACCTAGGACCCGGGGACCGCATCGAGCACGCGGGCCGGCTGCTCGATGTCGACGGGGACGTTCAGCGGTACGTCCTCGGCGGTCGGCACCACCACACGGAGTGCCGACTCCGGGAGGTAAGCGGCTGATGAGATTCCGACCGAACAGGCGCGGGATCTACAGCCTGATGAAAACGAATGGCGCAGGGGCAGCCGTTCGCCGAGCTGCCGAGCGAATCGCGGGATCGGCTGGTGACGGATTCCGTACGGATTCCGCGCTCGGTCGTCGCCGGTGGCGCGCTGCCGTCATCGGGAATTACGACAAGCCCCGTGACGCCGAGGGCACCCGTTCGGCACTGCTGCGAGGGCTCGATGGGGGCAGGGAATGAGTCGCCCGATCATCGTCATGCCCGACGCGGTGGCCGTGACGATTGGCTATCTCCGCCCCGCTCTCGCGGCTGTTGGTGAACCCGTTCCGGTGGTGTCCCGAATCCCCTTGCCCCGCCCAGCTCGGTTCGTCCGGGTGCGGCGTGTTGGGGGATTGCAGCAGACACCCGTATCCGATCGTCCTCGGCTCGACATTCACGCATGGGCGGACACCGAAGCGGGGGCCGCTGATCTGGTCGCACTGGTCCGCGGACTACTCGGAGCAATGCCCGGAGTCCGCGGCGGTGTCCCCGTATACCGAGTGACCGAGGTAGGGGGCCCGCAGTGGCTTCCCGACTCCGAATCGTCCTCGCCGCGCTATGCCCTCGCGGTCGAAATCCACATGCGGGGACGTGTTCTCTAACCGCTGCGTTGGGCCCCTGGGGCGGCTCCGCAGCTTTCTCTCTGCTGCGTTGAGGCTATCGCTCCGCAGCATCATTCCCGAGGAGTTCGTTTTGGCTCTAGATGCAACTGCGGTGCGCGTCGCCATTACCGGCGCTGCCTATGTCGGCCCGCGTGGAACCACTCTGCCGACCGATGCAACTACCCCGTGGCCGACTGCCGTTCAGGATATCGGCTGGATTTCGGACGACGGGATCACCGAATCAAACTCGGCCGAGACCAGCGAAATCAAGGGCTGGCAGGGCGGGCAGACCGTTCGGAAGGTTATTAGTTCGAGCGAAGTGACGTTCACTTTCACCGCAATCGAGACCAGCAAGACCGTGCTTGAGCTCTATCACAAGGGGAGCAAGGTCGTAACGACCACCGGCAAGAGCGTGCTTGCCATTAAGGCGCCCGGTCCGGACCGACGTATTTTCGGATTCGATGTGATCGACGGTGGCTCACACCTTCGGATTGCCATCCCGGACGGCGAGGTTACCGAAACGGGCGATATCACATACAAGGGTGACGAGGCTATTGCCTACGAGATCACCATTACCGCCTATCCGGGACCGGACGGGACGGTCGCAATCAAGTACTCCGATGACCCGGCATGGGCCACTCCTGCGGGCGTTGCACCGCTCGCTAAGTGAGAGACGAAACGATCCGCCTACGCCATAAAGGAACATCATAATGAGTACTGCTTTCGACCTTGATGTATGGGTTCGCGAGGCCCGGCGCACGCCTTTCCCTTTCACTCTGTCCGGGGTGCTTTTCGAGCTGCCGCCCGCTGGCGAGCTGGATAAGGAACTTTTGAAAAAGGTCAATCTCGATGCGCCGAGTGCAACCGACATCGAGACCCTCCTTAAGGCCGGTCTCGGAGAGCAGTGGCCTCGGTTTGATGAAATCCCCGTGCCCCTCGCCGCATTGGGTGAACTCTTTCGCCAGTGGCAGAAGCATGAGGGTACGCCACTGGGGGAATCTCCGGCCTCTACCGACTCCTGACTGAGCACGGAGAGGCAATAGAGGCGGACCTACAGAGGTATTACCAGGTCGATATCCGGGACCTTTTCCGGCCCGGTACGGGGCTCACGTGGCGGCGGCTCCGGGCCCTGGTGCTCAATCTCCCGCAGGAATCGGCATTGGGCAGGGCAATGGGAGGTCCTGACTTTGTCTGGACGCTAGAGACACAGCTACTCGCGGCCATTCATGACCGGGTGGCGGAGGGGAATTGGCAGCGCGGGAATGCGGGGGCCAAGACTCCGAGCCGTCGACCGTCCCCGATTCCCCGCCCGGGTGTCGATTCGGGCCGGATCGGCGGGACCGATCGGAGTCCGCAGGAAGTCGCCGAGTACCTCGCCCGATTCCAGCCGACAGGGGGTGACGGCTAATGGCTGTTGAAGTCGGTATGGGCTATGTGTCCGTCGTTCCAGAGGTTCAAGGCTTTGCGGCAGAGCTACAGCAGCAAGTCACCGGGCCGGCGGACGCTGCGGGGCAGGATGCGGGACAGCAGGCCGGACAAGGCTTCACCGGGCAAATGGGTGGGGTTCTTAAATCGGGGCTTGCGGCTGTTGCTATGGCGGCTGCCGCAGTGCTCGCGGTGGGGTTCGTCAAAGCTCTGGACCAGTCCAATATCCCGGGCAAAATCCAAGCTCAGCTCGGGTCGACCCCTGCCGAGGCCCAGCGGTACGGCAAGATCGCCGGTGATCTTTACGCGCACGGGATAGCCAATTCTGTAGAAGATGCTGCGCAAGCGGTGGCGGCCGTGATGCGGTCCGGGATTATGCCGGTCGGCGCCACGAATAAACAGATTGATGAGATCACCGGCAAGGTCTCGAATTTGGCCAGCACCTTCGAGCTGGACCTAGGCCAGACCGCAAATTCGGTCGGCCAGATGCTGAAGACCGGTATTGCCAAAGACGGTACGGAAGCGCTCGACCTTATGACGGTCGCCATGCAAAAAATGGGACCGCGCGCTGACGACCTGTCCGACACCATGAATGAATACAGCACCAAATTTCGGGACC is part of the Streptomyces qinzhouensis genome and harbors:
- a CDS encoding phage tail protein, yielding MRVAITGAAYVGPRGTTLPTDATTPWPTAVQDIGWISDDGITESNSAETSEIKGWQGGQTVRKVISSSEVTFTFTAIETSKTVLELYHKGSKVVTTTGKSVLAIKAPGPDRRIFGFDVIDGGSHLRIAIPDGEVTETGDITYKGDEAIAYEITITAYPGPDGTVAIKYSDDPAWATPAGVAPLAK